The bacterium genome segment GAGCAAGACCCCGGGTGAGATCTTTGCCGTGCGCAGCGGCAACCCCAACCGTCCCGGCTGGAAAATCCGTGTCATACCCAACAAGTATCCCGTGCTGGCCGACAGCCCCGAGGGCATCAAGCGCAACGCGGTCGGACATTACGATTTCATCGCCGGGGCCGGCGCCCACGAGATTATCGTCGAGCACCCCTCCCATCAGGCCCTGTTCCACGACCTGGGGAGCGAGCACCTGACCGAACTCATCACCACCTACCGCCAGCGCGCCGCCACCCTGATGGAGAACGAGACCTACCGCTACATCATGCTCTTCAAGAACCACGGCCAGGCGGCCGGAGCCACCACCAACCACCCGCACAGCCAGGTGCTGGCCATGCCGGTCATCCCACGGATCGTGGCCATGGCCCTGGCCACCGCGCGCGAGCATTTCCACCTCAAGGAACGCTGCCTGTTCTGCGACCTGCTGAACCAGGAGATCGAGGACGGCAGCCGGGTCGTGGCCGAAAACGAGCATTTCATCTGCTACGTGCCCTATGCCTCGCGCTTCCCGTTCGAGATGGCCGTGTTCCCCAAGAAGCACCACCACGACTTTTCCAGCATGGACGACGCCCTGCTCGCACCCTGCGCCGAAATCCTGCAGCAGGCGGTGGGACGGTTGTTCGCCCTGTTCGGCGACCCGCCGTTCAACATGCTGGTCCATTCCGGGCCCAACACCAACCAGACCCCGCGCCGCGCCGGCT includes the following:
- the galT gene encoding galactose-1-phosphate uridylyltransferase codes for the protein MAEFRHDPVHKRWVIVAVDRSRNPDDFDVPRRTPDGGFCPLCEGQESKTPGEIFAVRSGNPNRPGWKIRVIPNKYPVLADSPEGIKRNAVGHYDFIAGAGAHEIIVEHPSHQALFHDLGSEHLTELITTYRQRAATLMENETYRYIMLFKNHGQAAGATTNHPHSQVLAMPVIPRIVAMALATAREHFHLKERCLFCDLLNQEIEDGSRVVAENEHFICYVPYASRFPFEMAVFPKKHHHDFSSMDDALLAPCAEILQQAVGRLFALFGDPPFNMLVHSGPNTNQTPRRAGYWGTLRYDWHWHIEITPRLSPIAGFELGTGMYINHTPPERAAELLRQTQPPAPSGQTGFHRY